From the Aquarana catesbeiana isolate 2022-GZ linkage group LG10, ASM4218655v1, whole genome shotgun sequence genome, the window ttcgcgggactccctctttaagctttgacctcatattatatggttttggtaaatctaaaggaaaaaaaaaatctaaagaaaattgcatagtgtgtatccagctttattcTGAGGTGAGCAGAGTTCAGTCCTCCACAGGTCATAGAGTGGAGCGGGCAGAGCGGCGCGGTCTCTAGCTGACAGCTTCCTGTGTTGGGCTTTTCCCATAAGCCTgtgcggcccctcctcctccttcctttcctcccCGAGAAGCCGCTGCTGCCAAAGCCGCCATCATGGTGAGAGACCGTATTGGAAGTGTATCCGCAGCCATCCCGCTTCCCCGTCTGTCCGGCCTCGGTCTTTGGGGCTCCGCTGGTGTCGGCGGAGTCTGAGGCTCCGGGTCGGGCCGGTATGGACGGGGAATAGGAAGGGAGAGGCCGGTGGAGATGTGTGTGAGAGGGGATGCTGTGTATGGGCGGCCTGCAGAGCTCTATGTAGTGAGGTAGTAGAGGGAGCGGAGGCCGGGCTCTGTCCTCCATGTATAGGAGCCTCGTCCTTCTCTCCTCTAGTTTGTATATTATCTAGTTGTAGGACCGGTCACAGCACTCGCAGTGCGGACATTGGTGTTTCCTGTACTAGAAGGGAATACGCTGCTGTCTGCAGACACACATGGGGGGCCATGATTGTTATTGGCACCCCCCACACATCTAGGAAAGGCACGTGTGTTTGTGGCCAGCAGCGCAGTTTGGCGAAATTTAAAAAATCGTGCCTGCCGTACTTTTTACATTGCTGCATATTTGGGAGCCCATAGAAATTAATAGACTGTCAAAAACTTTTGTAGGAACATACAGGAAAACGTACATTATGGTGTATACTGGCCCAGAGGCCCGCTTCACGTCTCTGCTGTGTGTGTGCAGACATTGCCCATTCTTTGAAATGTAATAAGTGCAATGCACATGTTATACTCCTGGGTGTTGTGGAGCACAGTGCTTGCTGCTGCCACGTTATTATTGTTCACCATTAAAGAaaatctgtaaaggtgaacttgcactggGCCCTCCTTACCCTATCCCCCCCCGGTCTCGCTGTACTGGAGTCCTGCGATCCCCCACTGTTGGGCAACGGGACGTCACCTTACCGGTCTGATGGCTGTAATGGGATGTCAGTCTTGTGTATGCACAAAAGTTTAGTCATTCTGGCACACAGGATCTCTTCCAGAAAGTAAACTGAGCATTGGCAGCTCCATGTACATTCTACAGATAGAATGTGGCAAGTAGGGGAATTTAGTTTTATGTCTATTTTGCTATACAAAGCctgcacacatattttttttttttattggggactTTAATTCTGTTTTAGGGTGATAGGTGCACTCCCAGCCGAGACACATACCATGTGTATATGGGCAGCGTGGTCGGGTCCTTATTGTGCGTGGGGTGTACATATGCAGTGAGCGAGAGGTGGGCAAGGAATCGTGGGACATGTTGTCCTAATTCATGTTGATATAGAAGACTTGGTAAAATGTGTTTTCTGGCTGGATCTTCCTCATTCTGTGTGAGCTCAGgcgtgtagtgtgagtgtagtccTTAGTGTTGTTTCAGCTCAGAGAGAAGCATTTAATAGAAGAGACCAATAGGCTCTTTTCTGTCATAAAAACCTTACCTGTGACCTTTTTTTTCTAGCAACAGAGTGTGAAGTAAGCATGTTCGATTTTCACTCCTCAAACATAAACACATTGTTGGTGGACTTTGTATAATCTAAATCTCATGGTGGTTATGTGTCTGCTTGTTTATTATTTGTTGCCTCATCTTTAATTGCcgctacttaaagtggagttccacccaaaaatggagttccacccaaaaattccgcttatccggttcctccccccctccggtgtcacattttggcacctttcaggggggagaggggagcagatGTCTGTCTAATACAggtttttgctcccacttccggcgatagatcGCCACAGAACCTGCGGCGATatatgccatgtccggcccctcttccgtcccccctgctgtcttctgggagactgGCAGGTACCAGTCAGGATGCGCaaagcgactcgcgcatgcacagtaggtaaccaggctgtgaagccgcaaggcttcacttcctgattttcTTTTATAAGATGCCGGCGTTTGCACCAAGGAGCCGAaggacaggtcggcttcgggtgaggacatcgtgggcaccctggacaggtaagtgtccttattttaaaagtcagcagctgcagtatttgtagctgctgaattgtaatttttattttatttttttccgactgaactctgctttaaagaggagttccacccaaaagaggaagttgcACTCTCCACTTCTGGCACTTTTTGGAGGGGGGCTGATATGTGGCTTTGACAGGTGCCTGCACTTCTGGCTCAGATCGCTACTGCTAACTAAGCTGTAagctcccctgcagtcttctgggccacatcacaggtcccagaagactgcgagaccattcacaaggcgcagcgcAACTCctacatgcacagtaggaaacaggctgtgaagccgccaggcttcacttcccgtttcccttactagagatgccggtgcctgcacctgaagccggttgaagaatcggcttgggtgaggacattgcgggatccctggacaggtaagtgtccttgtattaaaagtcagcagctatagtatttgtagctgctgatgtttaattttttttctgaatgagcctggagctcctctttaaactgCTTAGTGATCACTGGAGTGTTGATTTTGTTTGACGTGATTGAATTTATAATGTTTTTGGTTATGGAATAGTCATTGAGGATCTTGTTGTATCTCTAGCCAAATCATTTTAGTTTTGTATGGAGTTGGGAAAGGTTGGGCTCTCTATCAAGtctttattgctgtatgtgtctcTACTGGGGATAGACtttttttagggctgcaactaacgattattttcataatcgattagttggccgattattcttttgattaatcaattaatcggttaataaccttaaaaaaaaagcgtggtgtataatttagttaatatgtaaagttttttaaaaaaaagcaatttattcttaaatatctctatgcagtggtaaatataaacaaccaactatatggttagcgagcaaaatattgaatccactctgagaataacagacagaagagatatactgtatatacactattagaggagatatactgtatacactattagaagagaaatacagttttatgaccaatttgttgttgggcagattaaaaaatacaaattgctgcaaaaacgcattacatgcttttctgcagcttctccattgaagtatattgaaccaaaaaagcaccgttttgcgttaaaaaaaaaaaaaaaagtccttgaccctttccaaatacgcagtggctgaaaaaaagcatagatgtgaacgtgtcccatagaaaaccatgttaaatgaactgtagtgtgtttctgcaaaaagcaccaaaaaacacaaagatgtgaaccaggtctaatgccgcgtacacacgagcagactttacagcagactttacctggcggatgggatttcgtcggacaattcgatcgtgtgtgggctccagcggactttgttttctcaaaagttgaacggacttagaacatgttttaaatcaatccatcgaaatcgagtccggttgaaaagtccactcgtctgtatgctagttcgacagacaaaaagccacactaaggcagctattggctactggataggaacttccttgttttagtccggtcgtacgtcatcacgtacgaattcgacagactttggtggattgtgtgtatgcaagtctgttcattcagaaagtccatcataaagtccgccgggcaaagtctgctgtaaagtccgctcatgtgtacgcggcataggacgtttagtaacataatggggttagaAAAAACtgagcccttttatagtacaaaaaaagcaaatcactactgtaagaggttcatttttttactgtagaactgtgaaagtaatatttacagtagcaattatttgctctttttgtactataaagggctaatttcattatttttaaccctattataaagggctaattttattatttttaaccccattatgttactggccgattaatcgattatgaaaatagtaatcgattaatttcataatcgattagttgtttcagccctagacttTTTAGGTAGATTTAGAGGAagaacttccaatggggacacctatgCCAGGGACACCTGTTTAAATAGCACATTCCCCTCACTTTGAGAGATTTCCAGTGGCTTTCTATTTGTGTTTCTGGGACAGGAATTggagggaaatttccccaatggtactAAGGCAGCAAACACATAAGCTCACAAGGGATTTAACCCTTTGCTTTTCAATCAAAAAAATTTGGCCATATATACTTTATTCCCCAAACCATTTTAATACTGCAGTGTGCCAGCAGCACAGAAGGGTAAAGGTTCATGCAGCCAAGAGTATAATTTTCAGCGCATAGATGGGATTTTATGCAAATCTGAATGCAGTAACAATTGTATTCTATGGGAccattaaggcttcatgtacacgggacgtttttacaactcctgaacgatttaacttaacagatagtaacccatgtttaaaacgtctGATTTGGTGTGTTTCCGTGCcacatttagaatttttttttaaatagccaaatattaaaaacgcctgtaaacgaaacgcggctaaacgtgagttacagtgtttagaagcgtttggcacttgaaatgcctctaactAAACTCAACTTCTGAAGCCATTTTTTTGCgttacaaaaaaagcctctaaacttgactgcctagaaatgactataaaagaccctgtgtacatatactgataagataacgTAGAGGAGAGtttaggagcagttgaaaaaaatgcccaactgctcctaaacgcctgtttagcagcagtgtacatgaggcctcacACAGCTTTATTTTGGTCTGCTGGTGTTTAACTGCGTAGACCAGTTTTAGAAAAATCTGTTTGGAGTCCCGCATATGGACCATATTTTTCACTGTATGCTTGCAAGTGTTTGTGCGTCTGCACCATTGATTACATGTTGATGTTTACATGTCAGCCCTGAATGAATCATTCATGTGACGCATGTACAGAATGACTGAAGGCCAATGGTGATTTGCCGTTGTATGAATGACTTGTTCAAGGAAGATGTAATCGTCAATGTGTAATTGGCAGTGGACATTAGGGTCCATTTACACTGCACGCACAAACGTTACATGTGTACATTGTATGGGCAACcttttatgtaaaataaatacatctatgtgcatgagccctaaagtgGCCCAACCTGTGTGTACCAGATTGTGATTATAGGGTCTCTGAATTCAGGCACCAACTGTATGTCAGGATAAGACGAATATTGAAATCTCTAGCTGTTCAGTCAATATGTTTGTAgcagggctggggaaaaaatcgagttgagaggtcaaatcgatttttttttttctcaccaagactggcgctgacaccgcgccagtcctgaggagctgcgggcaggagtttttaggcgaggccgcggcttcggcctagtccgcaaggctggacgtcgcggactaggccaaagcctcacctaaaaactcctgcctgcagctccccaggaccggcgtggttccaaaagaaaaaaaaaaatcaaattgtgaatcaaggtttttttttttttttttttttttttttagaaagtcgcCCAGCTCTAGTTTGTAGTACTGTCAGGCAAGCATGTAAACCTGTTGGCACTAGAGAAGGCTCAGATTTAGTCCTGCCTtgcactaaagctggatacacactatacaatttacttttgatttttttttttctttagatttaccaaaaccatataatatgtggtTAAACCTAAAAACTTtcaggcagtcccttgcactacaaagtttaaggtaaatctgaaggaaatcaaacaaaaaagttgtgtagtgtgtatccagcttaagcaGTAGCTAATTGACTCCTGGAACCTCAGGGACTATATATTTTTGGGCATATTGAACATGGCTACAACTGACAGTCATGGTCCTAAAGCAGAAGCATACTGACCCTCGGATCTTTTAAAATGGTTTAATGCTCTGTTGGCTAACAGACAGTACTATTCATATCAATCCTAATGATCTGCTGCATTGTTTGGACGGTTAGGAAACTGGGGGCAGGTTTACAGGTTCTATGCTGTATGAGGTTTACTGACTTTTAAGCACCTGGAACTGTGCCTTACTATAGTTTAGTTTATTACCGGATTTTGATCAATCAGCTACTTACTGGTATCCACTCTGGTTGTTGTGATTTAGATCATTTGAAAGAGTAAATTACAAAGGACTTGTGGGCTGTAGGAATATGTTAGGAACTGTTGCTTAATTTTGTGCATCTCTTTTGCAGGGAGTAGATATCCGTCACAACAAAGACCGCAAGGTGCGACGAAAAGAGCCCAAAAGTCAGGATATCTACCTGAGACTTCTGGTTAAGGTCAGTAATGTTTGTACTTATGTATTGATGGCTAGCTCTGAATTTCAGTATCGATAACTATACGTATGTTTTTTCTGTTTCCAGTTATACcgtttcttggctcgtcgtacaaaTGCCACCTTCAACAAAGTTGTTTTGAGACGTCTGTTCATGAGCCGTACCAACAGGCCACCCCTCTCTCTGTCCCGTTTGGTAAGAATTGAAAGTGCTGTATGAAATGGATTTGTTTGACTTTTCACTTGAATATTTGGTACATTTATTTTTAACAGTTAACACTAAGAACAGACCTAAACCCATAAAGTAATTTACTGCCACTTTAGCCTTCTTTCTCCTCCTAAAGAAAGCTAAAATAGAGCCCTTCTATACATGCTTTTTAGGCAGAATGGGTTCCTTAAATTGAAATAACTGGTATGTGGGACTAGGGATGCCTCTCTCTGGCTCTAGTCTGTGACTGATGAGGGTTTCTGCGGGGAACTTTTTCAGGTCCTAATAATCTAGGGAGCTGTAAggtttaggcacctttcacactggtGGAGTCCATCAGCTGGTctgcaggggatctctccgctgatccttgctgagcaggcggatgacaggtcagtgtctgcTAATGCGGACATGCATGCAGCACGCTGTCCTCTATGGGatgttggatggaaacggaccacctttCATCTGATGAACCAGACGAATGGGGTCTGTCTCAGTATATAAGCCAGATAGCTCTCCACCAGCAAATGACTGTTCTTTGACAGGGGCACATtaagttgactttttttttccccagaactgATCTTTCCACTTAAAGCAGttctgcagacccccccccccctatatttttAAACCTCTGCATACCTTGTGGTGGGTACCAAATGTTTCTGATACTCGCCCATCCAGCGGTGTCTTGCAGAATTCTGTCCCTGCTTGGTTCCGCATCACCATCTTGCAGTATGATGTCATCCTGAGGCCCACCGGCTCTTCTGGGTTTAGCCAACAGGCCTTGTGATGATGCATCACTAAGCCCCCACCTCCTCCTTTCTCTGAAGCACTATGTcttctgggatatgtgatgtgcatatcccaggagcCCTAGCAGGCATAATGCCTGTAATTTGGCTAGGCGAACGACGGGCATTAGGGAGTGggacagaaattttttttaaagcaaataaagTGCATTTTAAATGGAGGGGAGGGAACTTCACAAAAGGGTTTGTTTGAGCCAAGCTGGCATACTATATGTAACCGGTCCTACTACTGTATGATACGGCCTGACAGCAGCTGCATCAATTCGTAAAGAAATTAATTTGGTTGGGCcaagcaaactatttaaagtgaaagtaaatctgcAGTTAGGCTTTAAGGTAGACAACGGTGACCCCAGGCACCTACTTATTTTTCATGGGCACATACGTACCCTCAGAACTCCATCGGTACCATTGTATCCCACTCTACCTGCTAAATTCAGACCACCAGTTGTATTGCTGTAACGCTGTTAGAGCAGCTCCTTTTCCCCACATGTGAGGAAAGAACATCTCACCAATAGGGACTTGGCAACAAAAATACTGTCAGGTTTTAACCCTTCTCCTTCACCTCTAGTTCATTGGGTTTTATTCCTCACTGCTGTCTTGGTGACACAAcagaaaatgagggaaaatctATACAGAAAGGGCACAGACAGTAGTTCTGACTCCTTCccattccaataaaaaaaaaattgaagtaaagtgattgtaaacatgtCGTATTTTGTGCAATGGTTTGGCACAGAGTAGCCACCATCCTCcactggggtcccccactggtgctccacCTCTTCAAGTGCCTGCATAGGAAGCGGCTTCTtataggggcacttgtgcaggctctattgagtctatagacacaggcagcaCAGCTCGGTTTCTCCCTGGGAGCCaattgggagagagggggtggggctccctgtgtgaatggacacacgaagctgtgacttggctcgggtgcccccatagcaaggtgccTGCTGTGGGGGCCCTCGACaggagggacccgaaaagaggaggctccgtgctgctctgtgcaaaactaactgcacagaggaggtaagtataacatgtttgttgtttaaaaaaaaaagagagagactttacaatcgctttaaccacataagccctggaccatttggctggccagagaccagagcactttttgcgattcggccctttagcactttaactgacaattcgcggtcgtgcaacgtggctcccaaacagaattgacgtaatggcgattgtatttttttttatcgggactgcgacattatggcagacacatcggacatttttgacacatttttgggaccattgtcatttatacaacaatcagtgctatacaaatgcattgattcctgtgtaaatgacactggcagtgaaggggttaaccactagggggcagtgaacgggttaagtatgtcctagggagtgattctaactgtggggggcgtggctatgtgtgacacgaaaCTGATCACCGTCCTGTTACTAGGCACCGaaagtgatcagtgtcctgtcactaggcagaacggggaaatgcttgtttacatcagcatttccccgttcttcctcttcgtgagacgatcgtgggtatgccCACGGACatagtctgcgggacccgcgatcacactcacggaggtcgcggcgcgcgcgcccacaaacaacatcttaaagggcaacgtacaggtaagtTAATCTGCCTgcacatgcccttctgccgacgtatatcggtgtgagccggtcggcaagcggttaaggcttCACACCCACTTTAacgaggaagtaaaccctggtgggtttttcttcctttcttcatccctgcaaagtaaaggcataatgtgctagtatgcattgaaaactagcacattatgtgagacttgcctgcaaacgaagcccgtgtcCTCACTGCAGgacgcatccatctttgcccgtcttccttccggggccacaaacTCCGGTCACGGCGCATACTcgtgaagaaacggcacaggcggCTTTTCCTTCatagcgcatgcgctgatgacatcaacGGCACGGTAAATGTCTCTGGagcggcgcacgtttaggagatatttacggtacctataggtaagcctagaataaggcttgcctataggtacaacttccccatggaggtttacaacctctaagTTTTAGTGATCCAGGCTCTTGTGCgcagtgtttttatattttgctttgcTCTATTGTACCTCAGTGCCTGTTCATGCAAACATTTTATAGGACTTTTACTAAGACTCGTACCATTTTTTTCGAGCGGACTCTTGCTTTTTCTCTGTTTTTGGTATTCACTAttgcagattcttttttttttttttttttattgtaatacatGAGatcaagcctaggttcacattgatgcgatttgacatgtcaaattccTGGCTATTGTCGTCAATGGCACCGTCAATCGGTGCgatgccacaacgattcccaaaagtagtttctgtactacttttggccacTTCggagtgcgatttcaatagacatctgtgcaggaacccgcaaatatgtctctgaaatcgcccccaaagtcagactgacacgcgggtatgaaattgtgtaagttcagctgaactcgcacgatttcaatcccactgtcagtgtgaaattAGGCTTCAGGTAGTAAGAAAGAAGGCTTGTAACTGCTGCAACCAGGAACGCAGAAGACCTCTTGGGTCGCTGTCAAAAAGCCAACTAAAAAAGCAGTGGGGTTATGCAGGTTGCCTCCACTAAAGCATAAAATGTTTGGATGGCTTTTATGGATCCAAATTCACCTTGACAATATGTTAAATACTGGCTTATTTATTCTAAAAGATTCGCAAGATGAAGCTTCCTGGACGTGAAAGCAAAACTGCTGTGGTGGTTGGATGCATCACAGATGATGTGAGAATTCAAGATATACCCAAACTCAAGGTAAGTGCCTTGTTTCTGAATTATTACATTTGCTTATTGCTGTGTGTAAAATATTTTCTCATCTCTTTATTTTATCCAAAAGGTAGCTTGTGGTTAAGTGAAACTTTTTAATAAGTTCAGGGGCTGCTCATTTTGAAAATGCCACTCGCCTGGCTTTCTTGGGAATCTCTGCTCTTAAAGGAGACTTACAGCCaaagcttctcctatggatcacaagagtgcagttcgttttgcactcctgtagcccgttttcagcagagagcgtgctgaagtccgctctctgctgacgtaaccaatgtcagtccaggcaccgtgtcatcacgacaatggagtctggtccaccaggtgcctggactgacaaccGGCTCAGCCtatcagcgagccactgagaggcaGAGCCGGCTGCCTCCtctacagctcagcactccagtgaggagggggcagggcagagagctgtcACTGACAGTcttcagctctctgctcacagagctctgaaaactgagcgattGGCATTGTTCGATCGCTCggtgttagaggcgccgggggacagatgtagcatcagactgatgctgtctccagctaggtaagtatgatactggggaaaaaaaaacaccttttaagtTACTGACCCATAATTAGAATGCATGATTGAAATTGGAATTTCCAGATCTGCAGAAAGTTTAAGTTGGGGACTTGGGGTTTAGGTCGTAGGATCAGCCTAACcgccagtagagctgcacaattaatcgttaaaaaatcgtgatctcggttcggtttttgttaaaaaattttaaaaagacagaatttaaaaaaaatatattttcccttatcgtctttcaggacagcacttgagagagagtgactcctctccttgccaacaggaaacacctcttccaccaaactttaaaaggaggctcctttccacacattgtcagtttttgtgtttcctccggagggaacacttcgtggggaagtcagggctctcaggtgctgtcctgggagctcaggtttcctgttttttttcatcaaacaccttttacctcatgagagctgttcctcccattccacagctgaggtgaagtgctgctggctgggctccctctccctcttcatatgggctcagggtgagtccgactgtcgtgggcatcgctcctaggcggcggcaagacaggcggtggccgtttactatatttttttctcaggtccaccgcctgttgctcattgcaccgccgccatattggggatggcagcggggctccatccgccggaagtgaggcatccggagggggcggcgcccacggaacaggcgtgcggcgtcatttccgccggaaatcgcagagggaaaggggaggaacggggctggtgcttatttagcggttctggtccggcgcactggcgctattggagtccggaaccggcgtttagccacacaaacacagcaagcgctcctcgatggaatcgatggcggcagcaagtgggacaggcacaggcaccagcaaggcccaggtaaggtgcagttgtatactgtcttccctgtactgtggggtctctctctctctctctatcccccccccccccccggtggcaggggcctgtctgggcacataaagcagttagctcttactgtgcacctgtggtgagcatccttgggtataggacaggttgtctcactgggatggtttcttcttttgtctcatggcaggccaagagctctgatccagtggcaaaaagaaaatgtccttcatgtaaatccaagctacctgaagggtggaagaagacgttatgtcaagcttgtattgatttgctagttaaagaagaagcttcttccgcttgcagcgacttgattgcatcagttaaaaaggaacttgatgcgactattcaatcatttcgctcttccctagcaaacccatccctgagtcagcctactacctcacagtcctcccaaggctcacttatagtcccggtgatggagactgaggcatctcctaccccagagggacattccccctctcaatctgaggattctgatgagggtgaggaaggagaaaatttaccttcaagatttaaattgtctttagaacaggtagatggcctgttaaaagcaatctataccacactgggtctggaggaggaaagaaaggagttatctctgcatgataaaatgtatgcagggcttagcgagcacaaaaatcgcaatttcccagtacactctgttatttctgaagctattaagaaagagtgggcagagccagagagaaagcctttctttcccaaagccttaaaaaggcgtttcccttttgatgaagatccagcggcggtttggaacaaaaaccccaaactagatgccgcgttttcccaggtctcgaggtctacagatttggcattcgaggacatgggggtgttgagagatcccatggataaaaggatggaccagctactaaagagggcttggcaatccatcatgggaaatcttaaacctactatggcaactacagtggtatccagaaatatggagttctggttagagcaacttaaggcccatatctcagcagactcaccaaaacaagaaattttggattcattttcaactctgtctgccgctgtcgcatttatatcggatgcttcagcggaatcaattaaaatgacagctagatctgctgccctagccaactcagccagaagggctctgtggttgaaaacttggccgggggacgcggcatccaaaaacaagctgtgtgggataccgttcctgggtgacttgctttttggacctgatttagatgcggttctagatagaactgctgataaaaagaagtcttttcccatcaaaaagaaaaagcagccagttaaacggttttttcgttcccaaagggctcaagaacaaac encodes:
- the RPL18 gene encoding large ribosomal subunit protein eL18: MGVDIRHNKDRKVRRKEPKSQDIYLRLLVKLYRFLARRTNATFNKVVLRRLFMSRTNRPPLSLSRLIRKMKLPGRESKTAVVVGCITDDVRIQDIPKLKVCALKVSSGARRRILKTGGQILTFDQLALAAPKGQNTVLLSGPRKGREVYRHFGKAPGTPHSHTKPYVRSKGRKFERARGRRASRGYKN